One stretch of Diorhabda carinulata isolate Delta chromosome 5, icDioCari1.1, whole genome shotgun sequence DNA includes these proteins:
- the LOC130894001 gene encoding neo-calmodulin-like, translated as MGAKKSKQKVVTLTFSKTRLQEMQDAFNLFDENRDGHISVKELQTIMRKLNQPMQQSDLLEMISEVDIDNDGVIDFGEFLIMMKRIDMVANREEEIRQMYEVFDIRKTGRVTAEDLKIVMNRIGEKTTDSDIAEMMEEADINKDGFITFSEFRSLCDRLQLV; from the exons ATGGGCGCAAAAAAATCTAAACAAAAAGTAGTTACACTCACGTTCTCAAAAACGCGACTCCAAGAAATGCAAGATGCGTTTAATCTTTTCGACGAAAACCGAGATGGACATATATCTGTGAAAGAATTGCAAACAATTATGAGAAAACTTAACCAACCAATGCAACA atcGGATCTTTTGGAAATGATCTCTGAAGTCGATATAGATAATGACGGTGTAATAGACTTTGGTGAATTCTTAATAATGATGAAAAGGATTGACATGGTTGCAAATAGAGAAGAAGAGATTCGTCAAATGTATGAAGTATTCGATATCAGAAAAACag GTCGAGTAACTGCCGAAGATCTCAAAATTGTTATGAATAGAATTGGAGAGAAAACAACAGACAGCGATATTGCTGAAATGATGGAAGAAGCTGATATAAATAAAGATGGTTTCATTACTTTTTCAGAATTTCGTTCTCTGTGTGATAGATTACAACTTGTCTAA